One genomic segment of Nonomuraea coxensis DSM 45129 includes these proteins:
- the yjfF gene encoding galactofuranose ABC transporter, permease protein YjfF, protein MTALTFGRASVPVKYLPVLVTGCLFVAMFVAGGIRYEGFASGQVVLNVFIDNAFLLVVAVGMTFVILTGGIDLSVGSVVALSTMIAASLMEGPGWPPYVVVPLVLLIGSGLGLVMGWIVQAFDIQPFIVTLAGMFLARGLCYTIGTDSIPIRDATFTAFAQTRIDLFADLWVSPSVVIALVVVAVAAYVLHYTRFGRSVYATGGNEQSALLMGLPVARTKITVYTVSGFCSALGGVLLSFYMLSGYGLHAVGMELDAIAAVVIGGTLLSGGTGFLLGTVLGVLVLGLIQTIISFEGTLNSWWTKIFIGLLLFVFILLQRPFSGRARR, encoded by the coding sequence GTGACCGCGCTGACGTTCGGGCGGGCCTCCGTCCCGGTCAAGTACCTGCCGGTCCTGGTGACCGGATGCCTGTTCGTGGCGATGTTCGTGGCGGGCGGGATCCGCTACGAGGGCTTCGCCAGCGGGCAGGTCGTGCTCAACGTCTTCATCGACAACGCCTTCCTGCTGGTGGTGGCGGTGGGGATGACGTTCGTGATCCTGACGGGCGGCATCGACCTGTCGGTGGGCTCCGTGGTGGCGCTGTCGACGATGATCGCGGCCAGCCTGATGGAGGGGCCGGGGTGGCCTCCTTACGTGGTGGTGCCGCTGGTGCTGCTCATCGGGTCGGGGCTCGGGCTGGTGATGGGCTGGATCGTCCAGGCCTTCGACATCCAGCCGTTCATCGTGACGCTGGCGGGCATGTTCCTGGCCCGCGGGCTCTGCTACACGATCGGGACGGACTCCATCCCGATCAGGGACGCCACGTTCACGGCGTTCGCGCAGACCAGGATCGACCTGTTCGCCGACCTGTGGGTCTCGCCGAGCGTGGTCATCGCGCTGGTCGTGGTGGCGGTGGCGGCGTACGTGCTGCACTACACGCGCTTCGGCCGGTCGGTCTACGCGACCGGCGGAAACGAGCAGTCGGCGCTGCTCATGGGGCTGCCGGTGGCCCGTACGAAGATCACGGTGTACACGGTCAGCGGCTTCTGCTCGGCGCTCGGCGGCGTGCTGCTGTCGTTCTACATGCTCTCGGGCTACGGCCTGCACGCGGTGGGCATGGAGCTCGACGCGATCGCGGCCGTGGTGATCGGCGGCACGCTGCTCAGCGGCGGCACCGGGTTCCTGCTCGGCACCGTGCTGGGGGTGCTGGTGCTCGGGCTGATCCAGACGATCATCAGCTTCGAGGGCACCCTCAACTCCTGGTGGACCAAGATCTTTATCGGACTGCTGCTCTTCGTGTTCATCCTCCTGCAGCGCCCGTTCTCCGGGCGGGCCAGGCGTTGA
- the chvE gene encoding multiple monosaccharide ABC transporter substrate-binding protein: MRLGRIGGVVTAIALAATMTACGSSQKTVDAEASASSAAGSAGALIGVTMPTKSSERWIHDGDNVKSALEKLGYKVDLQYAENDIPTQANQIENQITKGAKLLIIASIDGTAITSQLQQAADNKIPVIAYDRLIRNSPNVDYYATFDNFKVGVQQATSLLKGLGVEEGKKGPFNVELFGGSPDDNNATFFWNGAMSVLQPKIDDGTIVVKSKQTDFKQAAILRWDPATAQKRMEDILTSTYGNAKVDGVLSPYDGLSIGILSALKSSGYGTSGQPYPIVTGQDAELASVKSIIADEQYSTIFKDTRKLAEQTVKMADAVLKGGQPEVNNTKDYDNGNKVVPSFLLDPVIVDKSNYKEIIVGGNYYTEDQLQ; encoded by the coding sequence ATGAGGTTGGGACGGATCGGGGGCGTGGTCACGGCCATCGCCCTCGCCGCGACCATGACGGCCTGTGGCTCCAGCCAGAAGACGGTCGACGCCGAGGCCTCCGCGTCCTCCGCCGCCGGCAGCGCCGGAGCGCTGATCGGCGTGACGATGCCGACCAAGTCGTCGGAGCGCTGGATCCACGACGGTGACAACGTCAAGTCGGCGCTGGAGAAGCTGGGCTACAAGGTCGACCTCCAGTACGCGGAGAACGACATCCCCACCCAGGCCAACCAGATCGAGAACCAGATCACCAAGGGCGCCAAGCTCCTGATCATCGCCTCGATCGACGGCACCGCGATCACCTCGCAGCTCCAGCAGGCCGCCGACAACAAGATCCCGGTCATCGCCTACGACCGGCTGATCCGCAACAGCCCCAACGTGGACTACTACGCCACCTTCGACAACTTCAAGGTCGGCGTGCAGCAGGCCACCTCGCTGCTCAAGGGCCTCGGCGTCGAGGAGGGCAAGAAGGGCCCGTTCAACGTCGAGCTGTTCGGCGGCTCCCCCGACGACAACAACGCCACGTTCTTCTGGAACGGCGCCATGTCGGTGCTCCAGCCGAAGATCGACGACGGCACCATCGTCGTCAAGAGCAAGCAGACCGACTTCAAGCAGGCCGCCATCCTGCGCTGGGACCCGGCCACGGCCCAGAAGCGCATGGAGGACATCCTCACCAGCACCTACGGCAACGCCAAGGTCGACGGCGTGCTCTCGCCGTACGACGGCCTGTCCATCGGCATCCTGTCGGCGCTCAAGAGCTCCGGCTACGGCACCAGCGGCCAGCCCTACCCGATCGTGACCGGCCAGGACGCCGAGCTCGCCTCGGTCAAGTCCATCATCGCCGACGAGCAGTACTCCACGATCTTCAAGGACACCCGCAAGCTCGCCGAGCAGACGGTGAAGATGGCCGACGCCGTGCTGAAGGGCGGCCAGCCCGAGGTCAACAACACCAAGGACTACGACAACGGCAACAAGGTCGTCCCGTCGTTCCTGCTCGACCCGGTGATCGTCGACAAGTCCAACTACAAGGAGATCATCGTCGGCGGCAACTACTACACCGAGGACCAGCTCCAGTAA
- the mmsA gene encoding multiple monosaccharide ABC transporter ATP-binding protein produces MTEHILRMVGITKTFPGVKALQDVNLSVRRGEIHAICGENGAGKSTLMKVLSGVYPHGTYEGEIVFEGERVEFGGIRDSEHAGIVIIHQELALSPQLSIAENIFLGNERAKRGIIDWNRTNYEAAALMKRVGLRENPTTPIADIGVGKQQLVEIAKALSKEVKLLILDEPTAALNDDDSAHLLDLLRGLREEGITCVIISHKLNEVIAIADSVTIIRDGRTIETLDMATDDVTEDRVISGMVGRALDNRFPPHEPSIGEEVLRIEDWTVHSPSQPGRKVVDGAGLTVRRGEIVGLAGLMGAGRTELAMSVFGRTYGVNISGRIFKDGRPIEIRNVQDAIRHGLAYATEDRKRYGLNLIDDIKRNISAAGLKGLARRGWVNENEEYKVAETFHKSMNIKAPTVNSVVGKLSGGNQQKVVLSKWILTEPDVLILDEPTRGIDVGAKYEIYTIINRLADQGKAVLVISSELPELLGLCDRIYTLSEGRITGEVAREDATQERLMYLMTKGQEKLS; encoded by the coding sequence ATGACCGAGCACATCTTGCGGATGGTCGGGATCACCAAGACCTTCCCCGGCGTCAAGGCACTCCAGGACGTCAACCTGTCCGTCCGGCGGGGCGAGATCCACGCCATCTGCGGCGAGAACGGCGCCGGCAAGTCGACGCTGATGAAGGTGCTGTCCGGGGTCTACCCGCACGGCACGTACGAGGGCGAGATCGTCTTCGAGGGCGAGCGGGTCGAGTTCGGCGGCATCCGCGACAGCGAGCACGCCGGCATCGTCATCATCCACCAGGAGCTGGCGCTCAGCCCGCAGCTGTCGATCGCGGAGAACATCTTCCTCGGCAACGAGCGCGCCAAGCGCGGGATCATCGACTGGAACCGCACCAACTACGAGGCCGCCGCCCTCATGAAGCGGGTCGGCCTGCGGGAGAACCCCACCACGCCCATCGCCGACATCGGCGTGGGCAAGCAGCAGCTCGTGGAGATCGCCAAGGCGCTGTCGAAGGAGGTCAAGCTCCTCATCCTCGACGAGCCGACCGCGGCGCTCAACGACGACGACTCCGCGCACCTGCTGGACCTGCTGCGCGGCCTGCGGGAGGAGGGCATCACCTGCGTGATCATCTCCCACAAGCTCAACGAGGTCATCGCGATCGCCGACTCCGTCACGATCATCCGCGACGGCCGGACCATCGAGACGCTCGACATGGCGACCGACGACGTGACCGAGGACCGCGTCATCTCGGGCATGGTCGGCCGCGCGCTGGACAACCGCTTCCCGCCGCACGAGCCGTCGATCGGCGAGGAGGTGCTGCGCATCGAGGACTGGACCGTGCACAGCCCGAGCCAGCCCGGCCGCAAGGTCGTCGACGGGGCCGGGCTCACCGTGCGCCGCGGCGAGATCGTGGGCCTGGCCGGCCTCATGGGCGCCGGCCGCACCGAGCTGGCCATGAGCGTGTTCGGGCGGACGTACGGGGTGAACATCTCCGGCAGGATCTTCAAGGACGGCCGGCCGATCGAGATCCGCAACGTCCAGGACGCGATCAGGCACGGCCTCGCGTACGCGACCGAGGACCGCAAGCGTTACGGCCTCAACCTCATCGACGACATCAAGCGCAACATCAGCGCCGCCGGGCTCAAGGGCCTGGCCAGGCGCGGCTGGGTGAACGAGAACGAGGAGTACAAGGTCGCCGAGACCTTCCACAAGAGCATGAACATCAAGGCGCCCACCGTGAACAGCGTGGTCGGCAAGCTGAGCGGCGGCAACCAGCAGAAGGTCGTGCTCTCCAAGTGGATCCTCACCGAGCCGGACGTGCTCATCCTCGACGAACCCACCCGCGGCATCGACGTCGGTGCCAAGTACGAGATCTACACGATCATCAACCGCCTCGCCGACCAGGGCAAGGCCGTGCTGGTGATCTCCAGTGAGTTGCCTGAGCTGCTCGGCCTGTGCGACCGCATCTACACGCTTTCCGAGGGTCGCATCACCGGGGAGGTGGCGCGCGAGG
- a CDS encoding ABC transporter permease: MRRLLWPAVVLVLLLALNIFFTPSFFSVQVRDGHLYGSLIDILRFGAPLILVSIGMTLVIATGGIDLSVGSVVAISGALACLQISEDAGVATAVAAALGLCLVLGAWNGFLVAAVGIQPIIATLILMVAGRGLAQLITDGQIITINDPAYKVIGGGYWLTVPFGILVVIAVLGITAFLTRRLALGMLIEAVGGNAEASRLAGIRARGIVIMVYAFAALCAGVAGLMISSNVSSADGNNAGLWIELDAILAVVIGGTSLAGGRFSLSGTVLGALIIQTLTTTIYSIGVPPETTLLFKALVVTAVCLIQSPSFRAKAFRRRGRPAPVEPTPEERVLAGRGGTA; the protein is encoded by the coding sequence ATGAGACGCCTGCTGTGGCCGGCCGTGGTCCTCGTGCTGCTGCTGGCGCTCAACATCTTCTTCACGCCGAGCTTCTTCTCCGTCCAGGTCAGGGACGGCCACCTGTACGGCAGCCTGATCGACATCCTGCGCTTCGGCGCGCCGCTGATCCTGGTCTCCATCGGCATGACCCTGGTCATCGCCACCGGGGGCATCGACCTGTCGGTGGGCTCGGTGGTGGCGATCTCCGGGGCGCTCGCCTGCCTCCAGATCAGCGAGGACGCCGGCGTGGCCACGGCGGTGGCGGCGGCGCTCGGGCTGTGCCTGGTGCTCGGGGCCTGGAACGGGTTCCTGGTGGCCGCCGTCGGCATCCAGCCGATCATCGCCACGCTGATCCTCATGGTGGCCGGGCGGGGCCTCGCGCAGCTCATCACCGACGGGCAGATCATCACGATCAACGACCCGGCGTACAAGGTGATCGGCGGGGGCTACTGGCTGACCGTGCCGTTCGGCATCCTCGTGGTGATCGCGGTGCTGGGGATCACCGCGTTCCTGACCCGGCGGCTGGCGCTGGGCATGCTCATCGAGGCGGTGGGCGGGAACGCCGAGGCCAGCCGGCTGGCCGGGATCCGGGCGCGCGGGATCGTCATCATGGTCTACGCGTTCGCGGCGCTGTGCGCGGGCGTGGCCGGGCTGATGATCAGCTCGAACGTCTCCAGCGCCGACGGCAACAACGCCGGCCTGTGGATCGAGCTGGACGCGATCCTCGCCGTGGTGATCGGCGGGACCTCGCTGGCGGGCGGCCGGTTCTCGCTGTCCGGCACCGTGCTGGGCGCGCTGATCATCCAGACGCTGACCACGACGATCTACTCGATCGGCGTGCCGCCGGAGACCACGCTGCTGTTCAAGGCGCTGGTCGTGACGGCCGTCTGTCTCATCCAGTCCCCGTCCTTCCGCGCCAAGGCGTTCCGGCGCCGCGGCCGGCCCGCACCCGTGGAACCGACCCCTGAGGAGAGAGTCTTGGCAGGCCGAGGAGGCACGGCGTGA